The Patescibacteria group bacterium genome includes a region encoding these proteins:
- a CDS encoding lamin tail domain-containing protein, translating to MKRVKCSIIIIWLLIGQAGLFVPRIVKADSAPSVVINELMWMGSSASSSDEWIELRNLTDQPVDLSNWRLTRKSGGQDTAMLAIPTGISISANGFFLISNFSGDSAQSTLGIAPDVVNTAVSLVNSDLQIKLYTATNELIDTADDGSGVPLTGAYTSGSVWKSMERDVQVADGTLSTSWHTADASINFDAGKPELGTPGAPNSDPNTPPTVKLSGPTSGVVNESLNFDGSESSDVDGDPLQFNWDFGDGNSSTLETPTHSFASAGAFNVKLSVFDGRDQAESQISVVITSAPTLEPPAPAPSSAPIQIKVYSRSIIINEVLPNPTGDDLAEEFIELYNNAADRVDLAGWKLSDTGKSYTIGNGLDSTVVEPNGYFVVPRRVSGIALNNTTTETVRLFTPDDTLINEITYPVPAPEGQSYGRINTDWQWCPTPTPGLANTTAGSDELDATDLTPSTPSKSDTVPITTKKEASTTKTASGDVSNRVWLTELLPNPSGSDTENEYIEITNFDTRPINLLGWKLTDQTTTFVWKKAVVIAPLDSLAIYRPESKISLNNSTEQIFLVAPNGKIVNGVTYSKAPEDLSWSRVGPTVRWAWSAESTPGDTNEIVVVENDTAEKAQSSSSTKSSKEVVARTITVAEFKTLPSRTAVTIEGVITVAADTLGKRTAYLEDTSGGIQITWPTSFDLSLAIGDSVRASGTVSISQGEHRLAIKTADQLTVVSKDTPLQPIELTQAPTEDQYNRLVSITGSLISQETTGMVVKSGEQVFTVLFKKTAKLEVPDSQPGQAISVTGLLTNGTNGVAILPRTSDDIKTAEVKGASTDDGNMSNTNNVVTPTQNSISSVITLSSMAILGFGVAIYMVLRRRRMLKQNMDSFK from the coding sequence ATGAAACGAGTTAAATGTTCCATTATCATAATCTGGCTGCTGATCGGGCAGGCTGGGCTTTTTGTTCCCCGGATTGTGAAAGCCGATAGCGCACCTAGCGTAGTTATCAATGAACTGATGTGGATGGGCTCATCCGCTTCCAGCTCGGATGAGTGGATTGAGCTGCGCAATCTGACCGACCAGCCGGTGGATCTGTCGAACTGGCGGCTGACTCGAAAAAGTGGCGGCCAGGACACTGCCATGCTGGCTATACCAACCGGAATATCGATATCGGCCAATGGATTCTTTTTGATTAGCAATTTCTCAGGTGATTCCGCCCAATCCACTTTAGGAATAGCACCCGACGTTGTTAACACGGCCGTGTCACTGGTTAATAGCGATCTGCAAATTAAGCTCTACACCGCTACGAACGAACTGATTGATACCGCCGATGACGGCAGCGGCGTGCCATTGACCGGAGCCTATACCAGCGGTTCGGTGTGGAAATCGATGGAGCGGGACGTCCAAGTCGCGGATGGAACTCTCTCGACTAGCTGGCATACGGCCGATGCTTCGATAAACTTCGACGCTGGCAAACCTGAGCTGGGCACACCCGGGGCGCCGAATTCAGATCCTAATACACCACCGACTGTAAAATTGAGCGGGCCGACCAGCGGCGTGGTAAACGAATCATTAAACTTCGACGGATCGGAGTCGTCTGATGTTGATGGCGACCCGCTGCAGTTCAATTGGGATTTTGGCGACGGCAATTCTTCCACGTTGGAAACACCGACCCATTCATTTGCCTCAGCCGGCGCATTTAACGTGAAATTGTCGGTCTTTGATGGGCGCGACCAAGCCGAATCGCAAATCAGCGTGGTGATAACATCAGCGCCAACACTCGAACCGCCTGCTCCAGCACCATCATCCGCGCCTATCCAGATTAAAGTGTATTCTCGTTCCATTATCATTAATGAGGTGCTGCCCAATCCGACTGGCGATGATCTGGCTGAAGAATTTATCGAGCTATATAATAATGCAGCCGATCGAGTGGATTTGGCCGGTTGGAAACTAAGCGACACCGGTAAAAGCTACACGATCGGTAATGGCTTGGACTCAACCGTTGTTGAACCAAATGGTTACTTCGTCGTGCCACGACGCGTGTCCGGCATCGCGCTTAATAATACCACTACTGAAACGGTCCGATTGTTTACCCCCGACGACACGCTGATTAATGAGATCACATATCCAGTCCCGGCTCCCGAGGGACAGTCCTATGGCCGGATAAATACCGATTGGCAATGGTGTCCAACGCCGACACCTGGCCTAGCCAACACGACGGCTGGATCCGACGAACTAGACGCTACCGATCTTACACCGAGCACTCCAAGTAAAAGCGATACGGTTCCAATCACCACGAAAAAGGAAGCCTCTACCACAAAAACAGCCTCGGGCGATGTTTCTAATCGTGTCTGGCTAACCGAACTTCTTCCCAACCCATCCGGCTCCGATACCGAAAATGAATATATTGAAATAACCAACTTTGATACCAGGCCAATTAACCTACTAGGCTGGAAGCTAACCGACCAAACCACTACATTTGTTTGGAAAAAGGCCGTTGTTATTGCCCCACTTGACTCTTTGGCGATCTATCGGCCGGAATCAAAGATCTCATTGAACAATTCTACTGAACAGATATTTCTGGTCGCACCGAACGGTAAAATAGTTAACGGCGTAACTTATAGTAAGGCACCCGAAGACTTATCATGGAGCCGGGTCGGACCGACCGTACGCTGGGCGTGGTCCGCCGAATCAACTCCCGGCGATACAAACGAGATTGTCGTAGTCGAAAACGATACCGCTGAAAAAGCCCAAAGCTCATCCAGCACAAAATCTTCCAAAGAGGTGGTTGCACGAACAATCACCGTAGCCGAATTCAAAACCTTGCCCAGCCGGACAGCCGTCACCATAGAAGGCGTCATTACCGTAGCGGCCGACACGCTCGGAAAACGCACCGCTTACCTCGAAGACACTTCGGGTGGGATTCAAATCACTTGGCCGACATCGTTTGATCTTTCTTTGGCGATCGGTGATAGCGTGCGGGCCAGCGGAACTGTCTCAATCAGCCAGGGTGAACATCGCCTGGCAATAAAGACCGCCGACCAGCTCACAGTAGTATCAAAAGATACGCCGCTTCAGCCGATCGAACTGACTCAAGCTCCAACGGAAGATCAATACAATCGCCTGGTCAGTATCACCGGATCGCTAATATCACAAGAAACCACAGGAATGGTAGTGAAAAGCGGCGAACAAGTATTTACAGTGTTGTTCAAAAAGACCGCGAAACTCGAGGTACCGGATTCCCAACCCGGCCAAGCAATTAGCGTCACTGGCTTATTAACTAATGGCACAAATGGCGTGGCGATCCTGCCCCGCACCAGTGACGATATAAAAACAGCCGAGGTAAAGGGCGCTAGCACTGATGATGGTAATATGAGTAACACTAACAACGTAGTAACTCCGACTCAAAATTCAATCTCCAGCGTAATCACACTATCGAGTATGGCAATTCTCGGCTTTGGCGTGGCAATATATATGGTTCTTCGGCGTCGCCGAATGCTGAAACAAAATATGGATAGCTTCAAGTAG